A section of the Deinococcus multiflagellatus genome encodes:
- a CDS encoding HesB/IscA family protein, translating to MTATTTPEQPGGVPARDITISEFGAQKALGILANSGKENAGVRVFIKSGGCSGYQYGMAIDDRELEGDTIVYDRGVKLLVDRMSLPLLRGSEVDFVENMMGGGFTVHNPNATSACGCGSSFRTDGAQSPDGEGSSGCGSH from the coding sequence ATGACGGCGACGACCACACCTGAACAGCCCGGCGGCGTGCCCGCCCGTGACATCACCATCAGCGAATTTGGCGCCCAGAAGGCCCTGGGCATCCTGGCCAACAGCGGCAAGGAGAATGCGGGCGTGCGCGTGTTCATCAAGAGCGGCGGCTGCAGCGGCTACCAGTACGGCATGGCCATTGACGACCGCGAACTGGAAGGCGACACCATCGTCTATGACCGGGGCGTGAAGCTGCTGGTGGACCGCATGAGCCTGCCCCTGCTGCGCGGCAGCGAGGTGGATTTCGTGGAGAACATGATGGGCGGGGGCTTCACCGTCCACAATCCCAACGCCACTTCGGCCTGCGGCTGCGGCTCGTCCTTCCGCACGGACGGCGCGCAGTCCCCTGACGGCGAGGGCAGCAGCGGCTGCGGCAGCCACTAG